From the genome of Vicia villosa cultivar HV-30 ecotype Madison, WI linkage group LG2, Vvil1.0, whole genome shotgun sequence, one region includes:
- the LOC131646143 gene encoding uncharacterized protein LOC131646143, with translation MSNKNVSEIPISEEELKIRSELAMKIEKDLEEEIKEGIYNLARRLNRVFQQRKEREAKEAAFDKVNNKTRALSKVIINIGIEGGAKIEIKEVNNKEAKERRCDFRPKKSLKEVKEIDWERSLRRGSSPVKGAYVRSKQKDRNMMRGNKKVFQLVWKV, from the coding sequence ATGTCAAATAAAAATGTTTCCGAGATTCCTATTTCTGAAGAGGAGTTGAAGATACGAAGTGAGCTTGCGATGAAGATTGAAAAGGATTTGGAAGAGGAGATTAAGGAAGGAATATACAATCTTGCTCGTCGATTGAACCGAGTTTTTCAACAAAGGAAGGAAAGAGAGGCCAAAGAAGCGGCGTTCGATAAGGTAAATAACAAAACTAGAGCACTTTCTAAGGTGATTATAAACATAGGAATTGAAGGAGGGGCTAAGATTGAAATCAAGGAGGTTAACAATAAAGAAGCAAAAGAAAGGCGTTGTGATTTTCGaccaaaaaaaagtttgaaagaAGTGAAGGAAATTGATTGGGAGAGGagtttgagaagaggttcaagCCCTGTGAAAGGAGCATATGTTAGATCAAAGCAAAAGGATAGAAATATGATGAGAGGAAATAAGAAGGTTTTTCAATTGGTGTGGAAAGTTTGA
- the LOC131649019 gene encoding uncharacterized protein LOC131649019 — protein sequence MKLVYMSFLEQSADVDWKGLVMGNQARPRAKIVLWLACHGRLATKDILVKFGFISDSKCEFCAEAETLQHLFFECRETQSIWKAVMRWLHMEHHDSGWLQVKDWGIKLYRSRNWRKNFFKIALPEIIYAIWMLRNRKVYRKDTIDSEIVTHIIENIVNRAWVVPKLRENLAFLMMYRVGLFPYVWPYGSLVL from the coding sequence ATGAAGCTGGTGTACATGTCTTTCTTGGAACAATCTGCTGATGTAGATTGGAAGGGTCTGGTAATGGGGAATCAGGCTAGACCCCGTGCAAAAATTGTCTTGTGGCTAGCGTGTCATGGTAGACTTGCTACCAAAGATATATTGGTCAAATTTGGCTTCATAAGTGATAGCAAGTGTGAATTCTGTGCTGAAGCTGAGACTTTGCAACACCTATTTTTTGAATGCAGAGAAACTCAAAGTATATGGAAGGCTGTCATGAGGTGGCTACACATGGAGCACCATGATAGTGGGTGGTTGCAGGTAAAGGATTGGGGGATTAAACTCTATAGAAGCAGAAACTGGAGGAAGAATTTCTTCAAAATAGCTCTGCCTGAAATTATATATGCTATATGGATGCTTAGAAATAGAAAAGTGTATAGAAAGGATACCATAGATAGTGAGATAGTTACTCATATTATAGAAAATATTGTCAATAGAGCTTGGGTTGTTCCAAAGCTTAGAGAAAATCTAGCTTTCTTAATGATGTATCGAGTGGGTTTGTTCCCATATGTTTGGCCCTATGGGTCGCTTGTTTTGTAA